CCTCGCGGTTCTTGGCCATCGGCCGGAAGTCGCCCTGCTTCATCACGCGGCCCATGTGCTCCTCGGGCTGCGCGCTGATCCAAACCGTATGGGTGCGGCGCAGGAGCAGGCCGTAGGTCTCCGGATTGGAGACGATGCCGCCCGCGGTCGCGATCACCGCGCTTTCATTCTCAGCGATGGCGCGCTCGAGGCAGGCGCGCTCATAGCGGCGGAAAGTCGCGATGCCGGACATCTCGATGAGCAGCGGCACGGTCGCGCCGTACTCCTGCTCGACCTTGCGATTGAGCTCGATGAACGGCACGCCAAGCTTCTCGGCGAGAAGCTTGCCGAGCGTCGATTTGCCGGCGCCGCGCAGGCCAACGAGCCCGATGCGGCGGCCACGGTCGGCCGCCGCGATATGCGCGATCTGCCGTTCGATGCTGTCGGCGACGACGGCGAGGTCGCTCGGCGGCACGCGGCCGAGCAGATCGATGATCCGCGCATAGGGCGCCGCCACGCCGCCGGTCTGCGGCAGCAATTCGAACATCGGCATCTCGAGCGCGTCGGCGATGGCGCGCAGCACCAGCACCGAGGGATTGCCGGCGCCGCTTTCGATCTGCGCGAGATAGCGCTCCGAAGTGCCCGAAGCTTGCGCGAGCAGACGGCGTGACAGGCCACGCTTGGCACGGCCGAGTCGCACCATACGGCCGATCTCAGCCGCGAAGGCGGCATCGGCCCGACTGGACGCATCAGCAATGTCGCGGGCTTCAAAGGTGCTGGCCATGGCCTTCCCTGATCTGTTCATGCATTATAATTCATGATCCATAATGCAGGCAATGGGCTGGCAGACAAAAACCAGCCAGCCCGCGCACCCAAGGGGACGCCGGCCCAATCGTCGAATTGTGGAATAAAATCAGCGCACTACGGCCGCCAGCGCGCCTTCATGCTCGCGCAACACCCGGCCGCCGAACGCGGCAATCGCTTTCAGCGTCTGCTCCGTCGCCTCGCGATGGGGCACGTGCTTGATGCCGGGCATCAGCAGCACGTCGACCGGACAGTAGCACTCCTCCCGCGCGATCTCGATCTGCCGCACGGTGCCGTAATGATCATCGTGGCCCTGGATGATCAGCACCGGCACACGGATATAGGCGAGCACATCGGTGATGTCCCAGGCGTGGAAATCGTTCTTGAGCCACACGTCGGTCCAGCCGCGCACCGTCGCGTCCGCATCGGCGTGCCAGCGCTGGAAGCGCTGGCGCACGTCGGTGGTGTCGAAGGCCTGGCGGATTTCGCCGATCGACTGAATGGTCACGTCCTCGACGATGAAGTGCGGCGCCATCAGCACCAGACCGCGCACGCGGTGATCCTGCACCGCGCCCCCATAGATCGCGGCAACCGAAGCGCCGTCACTGTGGCCGACCAGCAGGCCCTGCCGGAAGCCGATGGCGTCGAGCAATCGCGGCAAAACTTGTTGCGCCTCGACGTGCATGAAGTCGAGCTTTCGAGGCAATTGCGCCGGGCTCGAATGACCGTAACCGATGCGCGAATAAGCGAACACGCCGAAGCCGGTCGCAGCGGCGAGTTTCCCCGGGAAATCGCCCCACATACCGGCGGAGCCCAGGCCCTCGTGCAACAGGATCAGCGTCGGCGCTTCGTCCGGTCGCGGGCCGGCCATGCGGTACTCGATCCGCAGCGGCGGCAGATCGATGAAGCCCTGGTCGGAAAGCATCGCCATGAGATGCAGTCATGACCGCGCAAAACCGAGAGGTCAATCGCCCGGCTGACACGAAAATGGCCTGACGCCTCGACTTAGCGCGTACTGGGAGCCTCAAGCCCCGGATTTCCCGGCACGTTACTCGATGTTGATATTGGCAGCCCGGATCGGCGCAGCCCATTTCTGGACGTCGCTCGCGACGAGCTTCGTCATGTAGTCGACCGAGGCCTGCTCTC
The Rhodoplanes sp. Z2-YC6860 genome window above contains:
- a CDS encoding alpha/beta fold hydrolase — encoded protein: MAMLSDQGFIDLPPLRIEYRMAGPRPDEAPTLILLHEGLGSAGMWGDFPGKLAAATGFGVFAYSRIGYGHSSPAQLPRKLDFMHVEAQQVLPRLLDAIGFRQGLLVGHSDGASVAAIYGGAVQDHRVRGLVLMAPHFIVEDVTIQSIGEIRQAFDTTDVRQRFQRWHADADATVRGWTDVWLKNDFHAWDITDVLAYIRVPVLIIQGHDDHYGTVRQIEIAREECYCPVDVLLMPGIKHVPHREATEQTLKAIAAFGGRVLREHEGALAAVVR
- a CDS encoding helix-turn-helix transcriptional regulator is translated as MASTFEARDIADASSRADAAFAAEIGRMVRLGRAKRGLSRRLLAQASGTSERYLAQIESGAGNPSVLVLRAIADALEMPMFELLPQTGGVAAPYARIIDLLGRVPPSDLAVVADSIERQIAHIAAADRGRRIGLVGLRGAGKSTLGKLLAEKLGVPFIELNRKVEQEYGATVPLLIEMSGIATFRRYERACLERAIAENESAVIATAGGIVSNPETYGLLLRRTHTVWISAQPEEHMGRVMKQGDFRPMAKNREAMADLHSILESRRADYARAELNLDTSGATIQQSFAKLSKLVAPWMKG